In Mus musculus strain 129X1/SvJ chromosome 17 genomic contig, GRCm38.p6 alternate locus group 129X1/SvJ 129X1/SVJ_MMCHR17_CTG2, the following proteins share a genomic window:
- the Btnl4 gene encoding butyrophilin-like 4 precursor, with the protein MENHRKPSLLFHVPCLFVLTQLLSWVTTQEFRVFGPSDPIVAAPGGEAILPCSVFPAMNVENMEELRWFRSRFSEAVLFYRDQEEQKEGQMPGYSQRTLLVKDQFHQGTAAVRILNVQASDSGIYICHFQQGVFYDEAILELKVAAMGSVPEVHIKGPEDGGVCVVCMTSGWYPEPQVHWKDSRGENLTAFSSETHTKDAEGLFSTETLLVVRDSSVRNVTCSIFNPILGQEKATAMFIPEPFFPQASPWKPAFLVTLTMMGLLVLGTSYLLRREHSARLKVQQETVNFQREKDESLKTRDDALRTAGALMVERDRRKAAYRAAWKKAQLYADWRKEHFEAWTFTLDPASAHPILAISPDRLSVSRKDSTLCLDDLFCVLGIRGISSGRHYWEVKLRNGDSSKWTLGVCREGVDRKGCFSECPHKGFWTVGRSSSGYLAYIDTGTALLSLRQAPQSVGVFVDYTEGDISFYNMSDMSPMFSFHEASFSGTLFPYFRLKSGNVSMIIQSMACASEGREGEDRRRGRKRSRKGRKGKRTKRGKKLVLLPLEESLSPAGEGLVPGSCVVDSFPEEVSPFLQHARNSLFP; encoded by the exons ATGGAAAATCACCGCAAGCCCTCTCTGCTCTTCCATGTCCCCTGTCTGTTTGTCCTTACACAGCTGCTTAGCTGGGTGACCACAC AGGAGTTCCGGGTCTTTGGTCCCTCAGACCCCATTGTGGCTGCACCAGGTGGGGAAGCCATCCTTCCCTGCTCCGTGTTTCCAGCCATGAATGTGGAGAACATGGAAGAGTTGAGGTGGTTCCGCAGCAGATTCTCAGAAGCAGTACTTTTCTATCGGGaccaagaggagcagaaggaaggGCAGATGCCTGGGTATTCACAGCGCACCTTGCTGGTGAAGGACCAGTTCCATCAAGGCACAGCTGCTGTGAGGATCCTAAATGTCCAGGCATCAGATAGTGGGATATACATCTGCCACTTCCAGCAAGGAGTGTTCTATGATGAGGCCATCTTGGAACTGAAGGTGGCAG CAATGGGCTCTGTCCCTGAAGTGCACATCAAAGGTCCAGAAGATGGtggagtgtgtgttgtgtgcatgacCTCAGGGTGGTACCCGGAGCCTCAGGTGCATTGGAAAGACtccagaggagagaatctcacaGCATTCTCCTCAGAGACCCACACTAAAGATGCTGAAGGACTGTTCAGCACAGAGACCTTGCTGGTTGTGAGAGACAGCTCTGTGAGGAATGTGACCTGCTCCATCTTCAATCCTATCTTGGGCCAGGAGAAAGCCACAGCCATGTTCATCCCAG agcccTTCTTCCCTCAGGCCTCTCCCTGGAAGCCAGCTTTTCTTGTGACCCTGACCATGATGGGACTACTAGTCTTAGGGACAAGCTATCTTCTCAGAAGGGAGCATTCTGCAAGGCTGAAGGTGCAGCAGGAAACGGTGAATTTTCAGCGTGAGAAGGATGAGTCACTGAAGACAAGGGATGATGCTCTGAGGACTGCTG GCGCACTCATGGTGGAGCGTG ATCGAAGGAAAGCAGCTTACAGGGCAG CTTGGAAGAAGGCCCAGCTCTATGCAG ATTGGCGCAAGGAGCACTTCGAGGCCT GGACTTTCACTCTGGATCCAGCCTCTGCCCACCCCATccttgccatctccccagacagGCTGAGTGTGAGCCGGAAGGATTCCACTCTGTGCTTGGATGACCTCTTCTGTGTGTTAGGCATCAGAGGCATCTCTTCTGGAAGACATTACTGGGAGGTGAAGCTAAGGAATGGTGACAGCAGCAAGTGGACTCTGGGGGTCTGTAGGGAAGGTGTGGACAGGAAAGGCTGTTTCTCAGAGTGTCCACATAAGGGGTTTTGGACTGTGGGGCGGTCTAGTAGTGGATATTTGGCTTATATTGACACTGGGACAGCTTTATTATCTCTCAGGCAAGCTCCGCAGAGTGTGGGGGTGTTTGTGGACTACACTGAAGGTGACATCTCCTTCTATAACATGAGTGACATGTCCCCCATGTTCTCCTTCCATGAGGCTTCCTTCTCTGGGACTCTTTTTCCATACTTCAGGCTTAAGTCTGGAAATGTTTCAATGATTATCCAATCCATGGCATGCGCatctgaggggagggagggagaagacagaaggagaggaaggaaaagaagtaggaaggggaggaaggggaagaggacaaAGAGGGGGAAGAAATTAGTTTTGCTTCCTTTGGAGGAGTCTCTGAGTCCTGCAGGGGAGGGCCTGGTTCCAGGCTCTTGTGTTGTGGATTCTTTTCCAGAGGAAGTCTCTCCATTCCTTCAGCATGCCAGGAACTCTCTGTTCCCATAG